CAGCAGCATGATATAGATGAGTATTGAAATGAAAAGTGCAGGTTTAAGTGTTCTTTGTTGACAAAAATACTATATGGGGGTATAGTATAGTTATAACAGAAAAGGAAGTGAATCATTTGGATAAATTCTTACATGATCACCCAAGTAAACCTAGAACACAAGATGAAATGCAAAAAGTCATTAATCGTTTAAAACGTATAGAAGGTCAAGTTCGAGGAATACAGAAAATGGTGGAAGAAGATCGCTATTGCGTTGATATATTAGTGCAAATAAGTGCAATACAATCGGCGTTAAAGCAAGTAGGATTCTCTGTCACAGAACGCCATATTAACCATTGTGTCAGTGATGCGATTAAACAAGGCGAAGGTAAAGAATCCATTGAGGAATTAATGAGTGTATTGAAACAGTTTTCAAAATAGGGGGGGATTATTGTGAGCGAAACAAATCATGCAACACTAGGAATAACTGGAATGACTTGTGCCGCCTGTTCCACTCGGGTTGAAAAAGTGTTAAATAAGATGGACGGTGTCGACGCCCAAGTCAATTTAACAACGGAAAAGGCAACCGTAGACTACGATTCAGAAAAAACAACTATAGAAGAAATAACGAAAAAAATTGAAAATGTGGGCTACGGAGTTTTAATGGAAAAAGCAGAATTAGATGTTTTTGGCATGACCTGTGCCGCTTGTTCGACACGTATTGAAAAGGTATTGAATAAGCAGGAAGGGGTTAATTTTGCAACAGTAAACTTAACAACAGAAACTGCGTCCATAGAATATAATCCTGGTTTAGTTGATATAAAAGCAATAATTGAAAAAATCAAAAATGTGGGTTACGATGCGAAACCGAAGGCGGAAGCAGAAGAAAAACAAACGCATAAAGAAAAAGAAATTAAAAATATGCAGACGAAATTAATCATTTCAGCTGTGTTAGCTGCACCGTTATTAGTAACCATGTTGGTTCATTTATTTAATATGGCGATACCAGATATATTTATGAATCCATGGTTCCAATTTGCTCTTGCGACACCAGTTCAATTTATTATAGGATGGCAGTTTTATGTTGGTGCGTATAAAAACCTTCGAAATGGTGGAGCGAACATGGATGTGCTTGTTGCATTAGGTACAAGTGCTGCCTATTTTTATAGTTTATATGAAGCATTTAAGACTATTGGCAATCCTGCATATATGCCACATCTATATTTTGAAACGAGTGCTGTATTAATCACATTGATTTTATTTGGAAAGTATCTGGAAGCACGGGCAAAAAGCCAGACAACGAATGCACTATCCTCATTACTCAATTTACAGGCAAAAGAAGCTCGCGTAATCAGGGATAACGAGGAAATCATGATTCCTGCCAGCGAAGTTGTTGTTGGTGATCGGCTAGTTGTAAAACCCGGTGAGAAAATACCTGTTGATGGTATCGTTGTTAAGGGAAGAACTTCAGTAGATGAATCGATGATTACCGGGGAATCCATTCCTATTGAAAAGGAAGTTGATGCTCCTATCATTGGATCAACAATAAATAAGAATGGCTCCATCGAAATGGAAGCGACAAAGGTAGGAAAAGATACCGCTCTTGCATCAATTGTAAAAATAGTCGAGGATGCACAAGGATCAAAAGCGCCAATTCAACGATTGGCCGATGTTATTTCAGGTTATTTCGTACCAATTGTTGTTGTCATAGCTATTTTAACATTTACTGCCTGGATTATACTTGTTGAGCCTGGCCAGTTTGAACCAGCTTTAGTTGCAGCAATTGCTGTACTTGTTATCGCATGTCCTTGTGCGTTAGGACTTGCAACACCAACTTCTATTATGGTTGGAACAGGTAAAGCAGCAGAGAATGGAATCCTTTTTAAAGGTGGGGAACATTTAGAAAGAACCCATCAATTAGAGGCAATCGTTCTTGATAAAACAGGAACCATCACAAAAGGAAAACCTGAAGTAACAAACTTCTCAGGTGATGAAGAAACGTTACAGCTGCTAGCAAGTGCAGAAAAAGGTTCAGAGCATCCACTTGCAGAAGCAATTGTCGCCTATGCAACAGAAAGAAATATTAATTTAATGGAAGTTGATGATTTCTCTGCAATACCTGGCCATGGCATCGAAGTCAGAATTTCAAATAATCATATCCTTGTAGGAAATCGAAAACTCATGCAAGACCATCAAATTGATGTTAGCGACGTGGAACAAGAATTAGTTGATTATGAGATTGATGGAAAAACTGCAATGCTAATTGCTATTGATGGACAGTATCGGGGAATTGTTGCTGTTGCAGATACCATTAAAGAAACAGCACCACAAGCTATTCAAGAATTAAAAGCGCAAGGCTTGGAAGTTATCATGTTAACAGGTGACAACGAGCGAACAGCACAAGCCATTGCGAAACAGGTTGGCATTGATAAAGTAATTGCCCAAGTGTTACCTGAAGAAAAGGCGGATAAAGTGAAAGAAATTCAAGATAATGGTAAAAAGGTTGCAATGGTTGGAGATGGTGTAAATGATGCTCCGGCACTCGCAATCGCTGATATTGGAATTGCAATTGGTACGGGAACAGAGGTAGCAATTGAAGCTGCCGACGTAACGATTCTTGGTGGTGAATTACTGCTTATTCCAAAAGCAATCAAAATTAGCCATGAGACAATTAAAAATATTCGTCAAAACCTATTCTGGGCTTTCGGATATAATACAGCGGGAATCCCAGTCGCAGCAGTTGGATTGCTTGCACCATGGGTTGCTGGTGCGGCAATGGCATTAAGTTCAGTAAGTGTTGTTTCGAACGCACTTCGCTTAAAACGAGTGAAATTATAAAAAGACAGCTTTTGAGGAGGTGATATGATGCAAACAAGAATATTAGATGTTAAAGGAATGTCATGCGGCCACTGCAAAATGTCAGTGGAAGGGGCACTAAATAAATTAGATGGTGTAACTGACACAGAAGTTGATTTAGACTCTGGTAAAGTTGAAGTTACTTATGACGAAGCAAAAGTTTCTTTGGAAAATATGAAAGAAACTGTTGAAGACCAAGGTTACGATGTAGCTTAAAATTACTTGGTGAAGCTGGTTTCCTGAATAGGGAACCAGCTTTTTTGCAACAACAATTACCATTGCTACTAAAATGTATTAGCACTTGTCATGCAGATCGACAAAGAAACTAGAAAAAGTAACTGTTCTTCGCTCAATCAAAGTTTAGGATAGGTACTTTTTAGCAAGTAATTTATTTGATTTCAAGATCAATCGCTCTTAAGGCAATTATTGATTTAAAACAAATCGTCACATTAAGTACGGGTATTATAGCGTTTCTTATCATTTTGCCTGCGTTTATCTTTATGTTGCTTAAAATCCCAAGTTGACAAAAAAGCCTTTGCAGAATCATAACCTGCCTGAAGGAGTAAACTGGTTTGCTGCTCAGTCAAATCAAAGTTGGTTGTGCTAATATCTCCAGTTGGAATTTGAATCGTACGATCTATCGTCATGTCATTCAAATGACGTAAATCATGCGCTTGAAGCATTGTTGTGAATATATTTCTGAAAAGATGGATTGGTGTTGGTATGATTGGGTCTATGTTAATTTCATCTTTTACAAAATGAAAACCAAAAGTCGGAAAACGGGGGTTTTCTGTATCGAAAATCCATATCGGAAAATTACTTAGAAGTCCGCCATCTAAAATATAGGATTTTTTTCGCTTATTTGTTTTCCAGATAACCGGACGAAAGAAAAATGGTAGACAAGTACTCATCATTACGGCAGTTGATATTTTTAAATCCGCAGGTGTCAACATATAGCGTTCTAAGTCGTCTGGTAAAATAAGAATTTGACCATTCGAGACATCGGAGGCGATAATCTTTAATTTTCCATCTGGAAGATCCGCAAAAGTCCTTATACCTTGTTTGAAAAGGAGGGAATCCATCCATTTCTCCACATAATCATTTTTATAAATTCCTTGATGCACGAGTAATTCTAAAATGTTACCAAAAAGAGGGATTCTATTCAGAATTGTCCTACCTCGAAGTTTTGAAAAGTCTAGTACACTCATTTGTTCTTTAATTTCATCACTTTTATAACCGCTAGCAAGAAGGGTTGCAACAATAGCTCCTGCAGATGTTCCAGCAATTCGTATCCATTCTACATTTGCTTCTTCCATTGCTTTAATTGCGCCAATAAAAGCAACTCCTCTGGACCCGCCACCCTCAAAAACAGCATCTGCTTTTATTTCCATCACCCCACAAGAAATGTTAATTAATTTTTAACTAGAGTTATAATTTTGATAGTAGAAAAAAACAGCGAAAAAAAGGAGCTCATAAAAATTGTGATGCCCAAAACCAAATTAAGATTTTGTCTTTATTGATAGAAAGTCAGATACATGATTTTCTTTATTGAGATTTTAGCATAAAAAGTTGTTTGTGCACATGATTGTTTTATTGTTTGTTTATCTTATCGTTATGTGAAAATTGGAATTGAAAATAACCACAGAAACATGTAACAGTTATATTGATATAAAATAAAAATTTCCTGTCCAAGATGATAACGGCAATCTAGTAAGGCTAGTAGAACTATGAAAAAATGTGATTGGCATGGGAAGAAACCATCAAACACTGTGATTTGTATCCTTTGTACATATGTATACTGTAACATACTTGCATATGATTGTTTTTCAAAGGCTTTACTTCCCTTCACTGTTGTTTTTTCATTGTAACAGTGCAGAGATATGATTGGGGGCAGTTAACTAGTTTACCAGTAGTTCATGTATTCATAGTAAGCGTAAAAAACATAAATGCACATGTTTAGATTTAATATTGTTTTTTTATACAATAGAGATAGCCCTATAAGAGTATTTTGGAAATGAGAGGATGGATATGCATGGCAAAACTTTTTTCACCGATTGATATTAAGGGGTCACATTGAAGAATCGAATTGTTATGTCTCCGATGTGCATGTATTCAGCAGTGGATAAGAACGGAATGATTACACCTTTTCATGTATCACACTATATTTCTCGTGCTGTTGGTCAAGTAGGGTTAATCATGTTGGAAGCAACAGCTGTTCAACCTGAAGGGCGAATCTCGGATCAGGATTTAGGAATATGGGATGATAAGCATATTCTTGAGTTAAAAAATTTGAACAAAGAAATTCATAGCTATGGTGCGAAATCTGCGATTCAATTGGCACATGCCGGAAGAAAAGCTGAATTGGAGCACCCGATCTATGCACCTACTGCCTTGCCATTTGAGAGAAGTCAATAAAACCTATTGAAATGACAGTGGAAGGTATGAAAGCGACAATTGGGCATTTGTAATTCGAAGTAATTCAGAAATAGCTGCTGGAGCAGTTGGTTTAATTACTAGTGGCATTCAAGCTGAAGAAATTGTACAAAATGGGCATGCAGATCTTGTGTTTATTGGCAGGACCTTACTCAGAAATCCATATTGGGCTAAAGAAGCAGCCGATGAGCTTGGTTATGATTTGAAACCTCCAAAGCAATATGAACGAGGCTGGAAGTAAATTTGCGATGGGCAGTTAATGAATGATGAAATGTCAATAATTAGAAGGTATTACATAAGAATACGCATCGTAGAATATGAAAGGGTAAAAAACTCTCTTGTATTAAAGCAAGGGATTTTAATCTTATTATGGCATACCTGAATTTTTTACAAAATGTCATTGAACTTTGTAATAAGAGGTACGTGGTATTATCATAAAATAGTAAATAACGTTCTTGTGCTCCACCTATAAATTAGGGAATAAGATTACTATTATCCTGGATAGATGAAAAAAGGGGGGGTGTTAACTATACCTAAAAGAGTCGGAATAATTAGTTGGATAGCTACGTGTTTTTATTTTGTTATAGAGCCATTATTTATGATGACTTCAACGGCTCCATATAGTCTGATGCAGCACGCGATGAGCGATCTAGGTGTTACATCTTGTGGGAATTATACATATGCAATCGCGCTACATGAAATTTGTTCGCCGTATCATTTATGGATGAATGTGTTATTTATCATAAATGGAATCACAATGACAGTTGGTGTTTTGTACCTGGCACAATATTTACAAAAAAAATTCATAACTAAATTGGCAACCATCTTTATAATTATCCTTGCTTTAGGAAATATTGTCTCCGGATTTATACCAGCTGATGTTGATTTGTTTTGGCATTCAATCGTAGCACAAATTGGTATGATTACTGTTTTGCCTGGACTATGGATTTATGCAAAGGTATTAGATAGTGGTAAACGGTGGACGTGTTTATGCTTTTTTGTCCTGATTATAATATTTATCCTAATTATCCTTCTGCTTTTTATACCACTTCCGGCAGGATTATTGCAAAGACTATTTTACGCTGTCATTTTCTTATGGGGTACAGTGCTGACTTTTATTCTTACGGATTGAAGCTTAACTCAAGCTAATTGTGAACAAATGAGACTAGATCAAAAGTATTTTTATGAAGTAGAAATCGCACATGATTGTTGCAAATAATCGGCTCCGGAAATATTCTCCGCGCATCCAGTGGCGGCTGGTGAGCCCTCTTGTGTATCGGACTACGATGTCTAACCTCTTCCGCAGGAGTCTACGTATGTTTCCAACACTAAGTTTGTACATCATTCACGTTTAACATTAAACACTTTAGTTATGTCCCAGCCGCCTCTCCTAATATTGCCCCAAATCTTCCATGTGAACCCATT
This region of Oceanobacillus sp. FSL K6-2867 genomic DNA includes:
- a CDS encoding metal-sensing transcriptional repressor is translated as MDKFLHDHPSKPRTQDEMQKVINRLKRIEGQVRGIQKMVEEDRYCVDILVQISAIQSALKQVGFSVTERHINHCVSDAIKQGEGKESIEELMSVLKQFSK
- the copZ gene encoding copper chaperone CopZ, with protein sequence MQTRILDVKGMSCGHCKMSVEGALNKLDGVTDTEVDLDSGKVEVTYDEAKVSLENMKETVEDQGYDVA
- a CDS encoding heavy metal translocating P-type ATPase — encoded protein: MSETNHATLGITGMTCAACSTRVEKVLNKMDGVDAQVNLTTEKATVDYDSEKTTIEEITKKIENVGYGVLMEKAELDVFGMTCAACSTRIEKVLNKQEGVNFATVNLTTETASIEYNPGLVDIKAIIEKIKNVGYDAKPKAEAEEKQTHKEKEIKNMQTKLIISAVLAAPLLVTMLVHLFNMAIPDIFMNPWFQFALATPVQFIIGWQFYVGAYKNLRNGGANMDVLVALGTSAAYFYSLYEAFKTIGNPAYMPHLYFETSAVLITLILFGKYLEARAKSQTTNALSSLLNLQAKEARVIRDNEEIMIPASEVVVGDRLVVKPGEKIPVDGIVVKGRTSVDESMITGESIPIEKEVDAPIIGSTINKNGSIEMEATKVGKDTALASIVKIVEDAQGSKAPIQRLADVISGYFVPIVVVIAILTFTAWIILVEPGQFEPALVAAIAVLVIACPCALGLATPTSIMVGTGKAAENGILFKGGEHLERTHQLEAIVLDKTGTITKGKPEVTNFSGDEETLQLLASAEKGSEHPLAEAIVAYATERNINLMEVDDFSAIPGHGIEVRISNNHILVGNRKLMQDHQIDVSDVEQELVDYEIDGKTAMLIAIDGQYRGIVAVADTIKETAPQAIQELKAQGLEVIMLTGDNERTAQAIAKQVGIDKVIAQVLPEEKADKVKEIQDNGKKVAMVGDGVNDAPALAIADIGIAIGTGTEVAIEAADVTILGGELLLIPKAIKISHETIKNIRQNLFWAFGYNTAGIPVAAVGLLAPWVAGAAMALSSVSVVSNALRLKRVKL
- a CDS encoding patatin-like phospholipase family protein; this encodes MKADAVFEGGGSRGVAFIGAIKAMEEANVEWIRIAGTSAGAIVATLLASGYKSDEIKEQMSVLDFSKLRGRTILNRIPLFGNILELLVHQGIYKNDYVEKWMDSLLFKQGIRTFADLPDGKLKIIASDVSNGQILILPDDLERYMLTPADLKISTAVMMSTCLPFFFRPVIWKTNKRKKSYILDGGLLSNFPIWIFDTENPRFPTFGFHFVKDEINIDPIIPTPIHLFRNIFTTMLQAHDLRHLNDMTIDRTIQIPTGDISTTNFDLTEQQTSLLLQAGYDSAKAFLSTWDFKQHKDKRRQNDKKRYNTRT
- a CDS encoding DUF998 domain-containing protein; its protein translation is MKKGGVLTIPKRVGIISWIATCFYFVIEPLFMMTSTAPYSLMQHAMSDLGVTSCGNYTYAIALHEICSPYHLWMNVLFIINGITMTVGVLYLAQYLQKKFITKLATIFIIILALGNIVSGFIPADVDLFWHSIVAQIGMITVLPGLWIYAKVLDSGKRWTCLCFFVLIIIFILIILLLFIPLPAGLLQRLFYAVIFLWGTVLTFILTD